Genomic DNA from Tissierellales bacterium:
AGACGTAAAACATAGTATAATGTCTGATAGAATAGTCGCTGGAACTTATATGGTTGCCGCAACTATAACAGAAGGTGAAGTTACTATTAAAAACGTCAATGTTGAGTGTCTTCAGGCAATAACGGCAAAATTAAAAGAAACGGGTAGTCAAATATATTACGATAATAACTCTATAAAGGTCCTAGGGCCTAAGAATATAAAATCTGTGGAGATGATACAAACTTTACCTTATCCAGGATTTCCTACAGATATGCAGGCCCAAATGATGTCGTTATTAAGTATTGCTTCTGGAACTAGTATTATATCGGAAACCGTATTTGAAAATAGGTTTAAGCATGCAGAAGAGCTAATAAGAATGGGAGCAAATATAAAGACTGTTGGTAAGGTAGCCGTAATAAAAGGAGTGAAGGAATTAACAGGAGCTAAAGTTACTGCAAAGGATTTAAGGGGTGGGGCTAGCCTAGTATTAGCAGGGTTAATAGCTAAGGGAACTACTACAGTGGATAATGTTGTTCATATTAGAAGAGGATATGATAGTCTTAGTAGAGATTTAAAGAAACTTGGGGCGGATATTATAGAGATTATATAAAGCAGCAGTTTGCTGCTTAGAACTAAAGAGACAAGCAGATGGGTGGTGTTATTATGGCAAAGGTAAGCAAAGTTGAAAGGAAGGTAAAGAAAAAGAGATTCGGATTTATATTGTTATTATTATTATTTATTATAGCTTTGTTTTTGCTTATCTCATTAAAGACAAATTGGCTTGACATTACTCAAATACAGGTATCTGGAAATAAAAGGACTAAAACAGATAAGATTCTTAAAGCTGCTGGAGCTATTAAAAATGAGAATATATTCAAATTTAATAGAAAAACAGTAGAGAAAAATGTAAAGTCTTTGCCTTATATAAAGGAAGTAAAAATAAAACGTAAACTACCAAATAAGGTTATAATTAGTGTAAAAGAAAGGGAAGAAAAATTATTTATGTCTTACTCAGGTTCTCTTACTTATTTAGATAAAGATGGGTATATATTATCAATAGAAGACAAAAAAAAAGAAGATGACTATATAGAGATACTCGGACCTCAAATTGGGAAGTTAGAAGTAGGGGATAATTTATTTGATTCCTATGATGAATTTAAAAGGTTAAAGGGTTTTGTAAAACTAAGTAATGAGGCAAATATTCTAAAAGATT
This window encodes:
- a CDS encoding FtsQ-type POTRA domain-containing protein, producing MAKVSKVERKVKKKRFGFILLLLLFIIALFLLISLKTNWLDITQIQVSGNKRTKTDKILKAAGAIKNENIFKFNRKTVEKNVKSLPYIKEVKIKRKLPNKVIISVKEREEKLFMSYSGSLTYLDKDGYILSIEDKKKEDDYIEILGPQIGKLEVGDNLFDSYDEFKRLKGFVKLSNEANILKDFDKIDVRDENNLILRLKVGTKVSFGDFSNMKYKLSFLDSIVKDMDEKEIYYEEIYLNKGENPIIVTETD